One Lasioglossum baleicum chromosome 6, iyLasBale1, whole genome shotgun sequence genomic window carries:
- the LOC143209794 gene encoding pleckstrin homology domain-containing family J member 1, whose translation MKFNEKELAEASSGPADLEGRLNHKRAHKSGFKEKWFKLRYNLLFYFNINELGQIDTRQPAGVIVLENYSINIDSTSGGVFAFSIAFRDEHDKRHVLSGRSESQVEQWVNALKQASYEYWRSRLIVLQETLCKKTGKDPLLMYPRNQGTVRDEAWETASTFRSHVRSFTTSVVTSTAINTVTREVNLIEF comes from the exons ATGAAATTTAACGAGAAAGAACTTGCGGAGGCAAGTAGTGGTCCAGCTGATCTAGAAGGTCGTTTAAATCATAAACGAGCGCACAAATCAG GATTTAAAGAGAAATGGTTTAAATTAAGGTACAATCTActattctattttaatatcaacGAATTAGGACAAATCGATACCAGACAGCCTGCTGGAGTAATCGTTTTAGAAAACTATAGTATTAATATTGACAGCACATCGGGAGGAGTATTTGCATTTAGTATAGCATTTCGCGACGAGCATGACAAAAGGCATGTATTGAGTGGACGTTCAGAGTCTCAAGTAGAACAATGGGTGAACGCGTTAAAGCAAGCCAGTTACGAATATTGGAGATCACGGTTGATAGTGCTTCAAGAAACATTGTGCAAGAAAACTGGAAAAGACCCTTTGCTTATGTATCCAAGGAATCAAGGTACTGTTAGAGACGAGGCATGGGAAACTGCGTCAACTTTCCGATCTCATGTACGTTCCTTCACAACTTCGGTTGTAACGTCAACAGCTATAAATACAGTGACAAGAGAAGTGAATTTGATTGAATTTTAA
- the Tapdelta gene encoding translocon-associated protein delta, with product MNRYIAICTLLVCAISRVSCETCQKPEVVASAYVTEDATILTNVAFTTQFVLKCSNGVKGITLYAEVEGKSLPAARLSSDNKYQVSWTEDVKKARSGDYRINLYDEERYAAIRKAIRNGEDPSTVKPLVVVVLNNPGVYLGPWVNSELLAALLAALVTYSAFSAKFKLLA from the exons ATGAATCGATACATAGCTATTTGTACTTTATTAGTTTGTGCAATTTCCAGAGTTTCTTGTGAAACTTGCCAAAAGCCCGAAGTTGTTGCATCTGCATATGTCACAGAAGATGCTACAATTTTAACAAATGTTGCATTTACGACACAATTTGTGCTGAAATGTAGCAACGGCGTGAAAGGTATTACGTTATATGCAGAAGTTGAAGGAAAATCATTACCGGCTGCTAGGTTAAGCTCCGATAATAAATATCAG GTTTCTTGGACGGAAGATGTGAAAAAAGCACGTTCCGGTGATTATAGAATAAACTTGTACGACGAAGAAAGATACGCAGCTATACGCAAAGCTATCAGAAATGGAGAAGACCCTAGCACCGTGAAACCTTTAGTCGTTGTAGTACTGAATAATCCAGGAGTTTACCTGGGACCATGGGTTAATTCAGAACTCCTCGCTGCTTTATTAGCAGCTTTAGTCACTTATTCTGCCTTTTCAGCTAAATTCAAGCTGTTGGCTTAA
- the LOC143209790 gene encoding proteasome assembly chaperone 2, translated as MIKIPEEIDLEDYTLILPSVAVGNVGQLSIDLLISSLNLRKIGSMWSSMFLPIIGHDPYNKKSNSLCTAADFYLGAACKIILLQLRSPYVGNSTDFYEELLQFIQLKKFSKIIILTSSYDYEQSDRSDSRLRYLSSDNSLLNNIELLHWKEHIRNTLVESAENSYIPGGGFANGLYNYLKSADVPCTVLFCYCSEGDNVSDALILVKGLNQWLNVLETNSDSGINVIYPPSWEYLFGNPPAPEIF; from the exons ATGATAAAAATACCGGAAGAAATTGATCTTGAAGATTACACATTGATACTTCCGTCGGTGGCAGTTGGAAATGTTGGACAATTATCTATCGATCTATTGATCTCAAGTTTAAATCTACGGAAAATTGGATCAATGTGGAGTTCAATGTTCCTTCCGATTATCGGTCATGATCCATACAACAAAAAGTCTAATTCTCTGTGCACCGCTGCCGATTTTTATCTAGGAGCTGCATGTAAAATAATTCTTCTACAATTAAGATCTCCCTATGTTGGGAATTCGACTGATTTTTACGAAGAACTGTTGCAATTTATTCAACTAAAGAAATTTAGCAAG aTAATCATTTTAACTAGTAGTTACGATTACGAACAATCGGACAGGTCGGATTCAAGGTTAAGGTATCTTTCTTCAGATAAttcattattaaataatattgaattgcTTCATTGGAAAGAGCATATAAGGAATACCTTAGTAGAGTCTGCAGAAAATTCTTACATTCCTGGTGGAGGATTTGCAAATGGACTTTACAATTATCTCAAATCAGCAGATGTTCCTTGTACCGTTCTCTTTTGCTATTGTTCCGAAGGAGACAACGTTTCTGATGCGCTAATCTTAGTTAAAGGTTTGAATCAGTGGTTAAATGTATTAGAAACGAATTCTGATAGTGGTATTAATGTTATATATCCACCATCTTGGGAATATCTTTTTGGTAATCCACCTGCACCAGaaatattttaa